In Diceros bicornis minor isolate mBicDic1 chromosome 24, mDicBic1.mat.cur, whole genome shotgun sequence, the following are encoded in one genomic region:
- the CHGA gene encoding chromogranin-A isoform X2, with product MRSAAVLALLLCAGQVIALPVNSPMDKGDTEVMKCIVEVISDTLSKPSPMPVSQECFETLRGDERILSILRHQNLLKELQDLALQGAKERAHQQKQHSSFEDELSEVLEKQNNQAELKDVTEEASSKDAAEKRGDSEEVEENGEDMDGARPQASLEPGQGSRVEDNQAPGEEEEEEATNTHSLASLPSQKHLDPQAEGDSEGPSQGLVDREKSLGAERGQQAKREEEEEEAGEKADPEEEGPTAAFNPQPSLGYKEIRRGESWSEALAVEGAGKTRAEEAQPPEGQGEREHSRQQEEEEEETAGASQGLFRGGKSRELEQEEEQERLSKEWEAAKRWSKMDQLAKELTAEKRLEGEDEEEDDPDRSMKLSFRARAYGFRGPGLQLRRGWRPSSREDSVEAGLPLQDQELESLAAIEAELEKVAHQLQALRRG from the exons ATGCGCTCCGCCGCTGTCCTGGCGCTTCTGCTCTGCGCTGGGCAAG tcATTGCCCTCCCTGTGAACAGCCCTATGGATAAAGGAGATACCGAG GTGATGAAGTGCATCGTTGAGGTCATCTCTGACACGCTCTCCAAGCCCAGCCCCATGCCTGTCAGCCAGGAGTGTTTCGAGACACTCCGAGGAG ACGAACGGATCCTCTCAATCCTGCGACATCAGAATTTGCTGAAGGAGCTCCAAGACCTGGCTCTCCAAG GTGCCAAGGAGAGGGCGCATCAGCAGAAGCAGCACAGCAGTTTTGAGGATGAACTCTCCGAGGTTCTTGAGAAGCAGAACAACCAGGCCGAGCTGAAGG atgtgacagaagaggCGTCCTCCAAGGATGCTGCAGAGAAAAGAGGGGATTCTGAAGAGGTGGAGGAGAATGGTGAAGACATGGATGGAGCCAGGCCCCAggcctccctggagcctgggcagGGGTCCAGAGTTGAGGACAACCAggccccaggggaggaggaggaggaggaggccaccAACACCCATTCCCTGGCCAGCCTCCCCAGCCAGAAACACCTAGACCCACAGGCCGAAGGGGACAGCGAGGGCCCCTCCCAGGGTCTGGTGGACAGAGAGAAGAGCCTGGGTGCAGAGCGGGGCCAGCAggcaaagagagaagaggaggaggaggaggctggagagaAGGCTGACCCTGAGGAGGAAGGCCCCACTGCAGCATTTAACCCCCAGCCAAGCCTCGGCTACAAGGAGATCCGGAGGGGCGAGA GTTGGTCCGAGGCTCTGGCCGTGGAGGGAGCCGGGAAGACTAGGGCTGAGGAGGCTCAGCCCCCCgaggggcagggggagcgggAGCACTCCCGgcagcaggaagaggaggaggaggagacggcAGGGGCCTCTCAAGGCCTCTTCCGGGGCGGGAAGAGCAGGGagctggagcaggaggaggagcaggagcggCTCTCCAAGGAGTGGGAGGCAGCCAAGCGATGGAGCAAGATGGACCAGCTGGCGAAGGAGCTGACGGCCGAGAAGCGGCTGGAGggggaggacgaggaggaggacGACCCTGACCGCTCCATGAAGCTCTCCTTCCGGGCCCGGGCCTACGGCTTCAGGGGCCCTGGGCTGCAGCTGCGACGAGGCTGGAGGCCGTCGTCCCGGGAGGACAGCGTCGAGGCCGGCCTGCCCCTGCAG GACCAGGAGCTGGAGAGCCTGGCGGCCATCGAGGCGGAGCTGGAGAAGGTGGCCCACCAGCTGCAGGCGCTGCGGCGGGGCTGA
- the CHGA gene encoding chromogranin-A isoform X1, protein MRSAAVLALLLCAGQVIALPVNSPMDKGDTEVMKCIVEVISDTLSKPSPMPVSQECFETLRGDERILSILRHQNLLKELQDLALQGAKERAHQQKQHSSFEDELSEVLEKQNNQAELKDVTEEASSKDAAEKRGDSEEVEENGEDMDGARPQASLEPGQGSRVEDNQAPGEEEEEEATNTHSLASLPSQKHLDPQAEGDSEGPSQGLVDREKSLGAERGQQAKREEEEEEAGEKADPEEEGPTAAFNPQPSLGYKEIRRGESWSEALAVEGAGKTRAEEAQPPEGQGEREHSRQQEEEEEETAGASQGLFRGGKSRELEQEEEQERLSKEWEAAKRWSKMDQLAKELTAEKRLEGEDEEEDDPDRSMKLSFRARAYGFRGPGLQLRRGWRPSSREDSVEAGLPLQVRGYPEERKEEEGSANRRPEDQELESLAAIEAELEKVAHQLQALRRG, encoded by the exons ATGCGCTCCGCCGCTGTCCTGGCGCTTCTGCTCTGCGCTGGGCAAG tcATTGCCCTCCCTGTGAACAGCCCTATGGATAAAGGAGATACCGAG GTGATGAAGTGCATCGTTGAGGTCATCTCTGACACGCTCTCCAAGCCCAGCCCCATGCCTGTCAGCCAGGAGTGTTTCGAGACACTCCGAGGAG ACGAACGGATCCTCTCAATCCTGCGACATCAGAATTTGCTGAAGGAGCTCCAAGACCTGGCTCTCCAAG GTGCCAAGGAGAGGGCGCATCAGCAGAAGCAGCACAGCAGTTTTGAGGATGAACTCTCCGAGGTTCTTGAGAAGCAGAACAACCAGGCCGAGCTGAAGG atgtgacagaagaggCGTCCTCCAAGGATGCTGCAGAGAAAAGAGGGGATTCTGAAGAGGTGGAGGAGAATGGTGAAGACATGGATGGAGCCAGGCCCCAggcctccctggagcctgggcagGGGTCCAGAGTTGAGGACAACCAggccccaggggaggaggaggaggaggaggccaccAACACCCATTCCCTGGCCAGCCTCCCCAGCCAGAAACACCTAGACCCACAGGCCGAAGGGGACAGCGAGGGCCCCTCCCAGGGTCTGGTGGACAGAGAGAAGAGCCTGGGTGCAGAGCGGGGCCAGCAggcaaagagagaagaggaggaggaggaggctggagagaAGGCTGACCCTGAGGAGGAAGGCCCCACTGCAGCATTTAACCCCCAGCCAAGCCTCGGCTACAAGGAGATCCGGAGGGGCGAGA GTTGGTCCGAGGCTCTGGCCGTGGAGGGAGCCGGGAAGACTAGGGCTGAGGAGGCTCAGCCCCCCgaggggcagggggagcgggAGCACTCCCGgcagcaggaagaggaggaggaggagacggcAGGGGCCTCTCAAGGCCTCTTCCGGGGCGGGAAGAGCAGGGagctggagcaggaggaggagcaggagcggCTCTCCAAGGAGTGGGAGGCAGCCAAGCGATGGAGCAAGATGGACCAGCTGGCGAAGGAGCTGACGGCCGAGAAGCGGCTGGAGggggaggacgaggaggaggacGACCCTGACCGCTCCATGAAGCTCTCCTTCCGGGCCCGGGCCTACGGCTTCAGGGGCCCTGGGCTGCAGCTGCGACGAGGCTGGAGGCCGTCGTCCCGGGAGGACAGCGTCGAGGCCGGCCTGCCCCTGCAGGTGCGTGGCTACCcggaggagaggaaagaggaggagggcagCGCCAACCGCAGACCAGAG GACCAGGAGCTGGAGAGCCTGGCGGCCATCGAGGCGGAGCTGGAGAAGGTGGCCCACCAGCTGCAGGCGCTGCGGCGGGGCTGA